The following proteins are encoded in a genomic region of Macrobrachium nipponense isolate FS-2020 chromosome 44, ASM1510439v2, whole genome shotgun sequence:
- the LOC135204316 gene encoding chloride channel protein 2-like isoform X2, which translates to MMNASASAAMSVRWKNPPDYTDSEDENEETGIGSYREYEETLMYGRYTKSLGQYAREEAEKLHREEAAADEAAGLKPYRGRVATKCFGVLSAFWRHTFGRGGEEWLFLITLGVLMALVSFVMDYGIYACLNARMWLYRDLTDHVALKYLAWISFPVCLVLFSAGIVHLISPQAAGSGIPEMKTILRGVVLKEYLTFRTLVAKLIGLTATLGANMPLGKEGPFVHVGSIVAMLMSKGLAAFKGVQENESRTTDMLIAGCAVGVACSFASPIGGVLLSIEVTSVYFVVGNFWRGFFAAICSAMMFRLLAVWTHEEETLTALYNTDYKVDYKFDPQELFAFALVGILSGFVGALFVFTHRCYVMFMRKNKKMKAFLQKSRLLYPFVVSLIISTANFPCGTGQFMAGHLDTHHQFKDLFSNITWTKEVHSVKEFEVVDNWRSPLGGGVVVTLVGYVIYNFFGTIIASTLPIPLGLFIPVFKVGAGLGRLIGEGMACLFPNGMRYGGSNHVIIPGGYAIVGAAALGGAVTHTISTAVILCELTGQITHVLPVMLAVIIANAIAKLLQPSIYDNITKIKKLPYLPDILTATFGAYDIFVEDFMIQDVSYVWHGITFGQLRDILNQHKRIRALPLVDSPDSMILLGSITRSELNTLIEQILGRDRRQRVFNRLRLASQKALEAEQLEIEAENAKAEAEKMNSLPVVTGTEGDESPDISPAPTPASTVPTTSAAVESLTTTTSAAVESLTTTTSASGESLTTSGIPEGVDLSQRRPSRFEVVKIDTPAKQRSTVSLEMDLEGPVQPGSPSHRPVDAALRSLLPKSILKKTSSVILQPVPPSPTAFSRHEQLKQAFDAVVKKSSLLRMDDRGSQNLDSPTKVPFPVARMIEMTLEEQKRWEEEELNREVDFGQCHIDPAPFQLVERTSLAKVHSIFAMLRLNHAYVTTLGRLIGVVALKELRKAIEEANSGDFPKPEPPPPTGVATDEAREPLNRPAANEEKD; encoded by the exons ATGATGAACGCAAGCGCCTCCGCAGCCATGTCCGTCCGCTGGAAAAATCCGCCGGATTACACTGACAGCGAGGACGAAAATGAGGAGACTGGCATTGGAAGCTACAGGGAGTACGAGGAAACGTTG ATGTATGGTCGCTACACCAAGAGCCTGGGACAGTACGCGAGAGAAGAAGCCGAAAAACTCCACAGGGAAGAGGCAGCCGCTGATGAAGCAGCGG GCCTGAAGCCCTACAGAGGCAGAGTCGCGACGAAGTGTTTCGGCGTCCTGAGCGCCTTCTGGCGTCACACCTtcgggagaggaggggaggagtggCTCTTCCTCATAACCCTGGGCGTCCTCATGGCCCTCGTGTCCTTCGTCATGGACTACGGCATCTATGCGTGTCTCAATG CTCGTATGTGGCTCTACAGAGACTTGACCGACCACGTAGCTCTCAAATATCTGGCTTGGATCTCCTTCCCAGTGTGTCTCGTCCTGTTTTCGGCCGGTATCGTTCACCTAATCTCGCCTCAGGCTGCTG gttCTGGCATCCCGGAGATGAAGACCATTTTACGCGGCGTCGTCCTGAAGGAGTACCTGACATTTAGGACCCTGGTAGCCAAACTTATAGGTCTGACCGCGACCCTTGGTGCCAACATGCCTCTTGGCAAAGAG GGTCCCTTCGTGCACGTGGGCAGCATCGTGGCTATGCTGATGTCGAAGGGCTTGGCGGCTTTCAAAGGAGTACAGGAGAACGAATCGCGGACAACTGATATGTTGATTGCCGGTTGTGCAGTGGGAGTCGCTTGTTCGTTTGCCTCGCCAATTGGTG GAGTGTTGCTCAGCATAGAGGTCACCAGCGTGTATTTTGTGGTCGGGAACTTCTGGCGGGGATTCTTCGCCGCAATCTGTAGCGCCATGATGTTCCGCCTTCTCGCGGTGTGGACCCACGAGGAAG AGACCTTGACTGCGCTGTACAACACTGACTACAAGGTCGACTACAAGTTCGATCCTCAGGAGCTGTTCGCCTTTGCTTTGGTTGG AATATTGAGTGGATTCGTTGGGGCCCTCTTTGTCTTTACCCATCGTTGCTACGTGATGTTCATGCGCAAGAACAAGAAGATGAAGGCCTTTCTCCAGAAGAG CCGTCTGCTGTATCCCTTTGTTGTATCGCTCATCATCTCGACGGCCAACTTCCCCTGCGGGACTGGGCAGTTCATGGCTGGACACCTGGACACCCATCATCAG ttcaaggACTTATTCAGCAACATCACCTGGACGAAAGAAGTCCACTCGGTCAAGGAATTCGAGGTCGTGGATAACTGGAGGTCGCCTCTTGGGGGAGGCGTGGTCGTCACCCTGGTTGGCTACGTGATTTACAAT ttctttgGTACCATCATTGCCAGTACCCTGCCAATCCCACTAGGTCTCTTCATACCCGTCTTCAAAGTGGGCGCTGGACTGGGCAGATTGATAGGGGAGGGCATGGCTTGCCTGTTTCCCAATGGCATGCGTTACGGAGGGTCTAATCACGTCATCATACCTG gtggatACGCCATTGTGGGAGCTGCTGCATTGGGGGGCGCCGTCACCCACACTATATCGACTGCCGTTATATTGTGTGAACTGACAGGGCAGATCACTCATGTCCTCCCAGTgatg CTTGCTGTTATAATTGCCAACGCAATCGCAAAGTTGCTGCAGCCGTCGATCTACGACAACATCACTAAAATCAAGAAGCTACCGTACCTCCCTGACATCCTCACCGCTACTTTCGGGGCTTACGACATCTTCGTAGAAGACTTCATGATTCAGGACGTCAGTTACGTATGGCACGGCATCACCTTCGGACAACTGAGAGACATTTTGAACCAGCACAAGAGAATCCGAGCTCTGCCTCTCGTTGACTCTCCAG ATTCAATGATTCTCCTCGGGTCGATAACACGATCGGAGCTCAATACGCTCATTGAACAAATCCTCGGAAGAGACCGTAGACAGCGAGTCTTCAACAGGCTGAGACTAGCCTCCCAGAA AGCCCTGGAAGCTGAACAGTTGGAAATAGAAGCGGAGAATGCCAAAGCAGAAGCAGAAAAAATGAATAGCCTGCCAGTGGTGACGGGAACAGAAGGGG ATGAGTCTCCAGATATTTCTCCGGCGCCAACGCCAGCTTCAACAGTGCCCACAACCAGTGCAGCTGTAGAATCCCTCACTACCACAACCAGTGCAGCTGTAGAATCACTCACTACCACAACCAGTGCATCTGGGGAATCCCTCACTACAAGTGGCATCCCTGAAGGTGTAGACCTATCACAAAGGAGACCATCTAGGTTTGAGGTTGTCAAAATAGACACGCCAGCCAAACAACGATCCACTGTATCTTTAGAAATGGATCTGGAG GGTCCAGTACAACCAGGATCACCTTCGCATAGACCAGTTGACGCAGCATTGAGGTCTCTCCTGCCGAAGTCCATCTTGAAGAAAACGAGCAGTGTCATCCTCCAGCCAGTTCCTCCTTCACCGACGGCGTTCTCTCGACATGAACA ACTGAAACAAGCTTTCGACGCAGTTGTGAAAAAATCCAGTTTACTGAGGATGGATGACAGAGGCAGCCAGAATCTCGATTCGCCAACAAAAGTACCTTTT CCTGTAGCTCGGATGATTGAGATGACCTTGGAGGAGCAGAAAAGATGGGAGGAGGAAGAACTCAACAGAGAGGTCGACTTTGGTCAGTGCCACATTGACCCTGCCCCCTTCCAGCTGGTTGAGAGGACTTCTCTCGCCAAA gttCATTCCATTTTTGCAATGTTGCGCCTCAACCACGCCTACGTCACTACATTAGGTAGACTAATTGGAGTCGTGGCCTTAAAAGAG CTGCGAAAAGCCATCGAAGAGGCGAATTCCGGAGACTTCCCTAAGCCCGAACCACCGCCACCAACGGGCGTGGCGACAGACGAAGCCAGGGAGCCTCTGAACAGGCCAGCTGCAAACGAGGAGAAGGACTGA
- the LOC135204316 gene encoding chloride channel protein 2-like isoform X3: MYGRYTKSLGQYAREEAEKLHREEAAADEAAGLKPYRGRVATKCFGVLSAFWRHTFGRGGEEWLFLITLGVLMALVSFVMDYGIYACLNARMWLYRDLTDHVALKYLAWISFPVCLVLFSAGIVHLISPQAAGSGIPEMKTILRGVVLKEYLTFRTLVAKLIGLTATLGANMPLGKEGPFVHVGSIVAMLMSKGLAAFKGVQENESRTTDMLIAGCAVGVACSFASPIGGVLLSIEVTSVYFVVGNFWRGFFAAICSAMMFRLLAVWTHEEETLTALYNTDYKVDYKFDPQELFAFALVGILSGFVGALFVFTHRCYVMFMRKNKKMKAFLQKSRLLYPFVVSLIISTANFPCGTGQFMAGHLDTHHQFKDLFSNITWTKEVHSVKEFEVVDNWRSPLGGGVVVTLVGYVIYNFFGTIIASTLPIPLGLFIPVFKVGAGLGRLIGEGMACLFPNGMRYGGSNHVIIPGGYAIVGAAALGGAVTHTISTAVILCELTGQITHVLPVMLAVIIANAIAKLLQPSIYDNITKIKKLPYLPDILTATFGAYDIFVEDFMIQDVSYVWHGITFGQLRDILNQHKRIRALPLVDSPDSMILLGSITRSELNTLIEQILGRDRRQRVFNRLRLASQKALEAEQLEIEAENAKAEAEKMNSLPVVTGTEGDESPDISPAPTPASTVPTTSAAVESLTTTTSAAVESLTTTTSASGESLTTSGIPEGVDLSQRRPSRFEVVKIDTPAKQRSTVSLEMDLEGPVQPGSPSHRPVDAALRSLLPKSILKKTSSVILQPVPPSPTAFSRHEQYATVHAGDSRLKQAFDAVVKKSSLLRMDDRGSQNLDSPTKVPFPVARMIEMTLEEQKRWEEEELNREVDFGQCHIDPAPFQLVERTSLAKVHSIFAMLRLNHAYVTTLGRLIGVVALKELRKAIEEANSGDFPKPEPPPPTGVATDEAREPLNRPAANEEKD, from the exons ATGTATGGTCGCTACACCAAGAGCCTGGGACAGTACGCGAGAGAAGAAGCCGAAAAACTCCACAGGGAAGAGGCAGCCGCTGATGAAGCAGCGG GCCTGAAGCCCTACAGAGGCAGAGTCGCGACGAAGTGTTTCGGCGTCCTGAGCGCCTTCTGGCGTCACACCTtcgggagaggaggggaggagtggCTCTTCCTCATAACCCTGGGCGTCCTCATGGCCCTCGTGTCCTTCGTCATGGACTACGGCATCTATGCGTGTCTCAATG CTCGTATGTGGCTCTACAGAGACTTGACCGACCACGTAGCTCTCAAATATCTGGCTTGGATCTCCTTCCCAGTGTGTCTCGTCCTGTTTTCGGCCGGTATCGTTCACCTAATCTCGCCTCAGGCTGCTG gttCTGGCATCCCGGAGATGAAGACCATTTTACGCGGCGTCGTCCTGAAGGAGTACCTGACATTTAGGACCCTGGTAGCCAAACTTATAGGTCTGACCGCGACCCTTGGTGCCAACATGCCTCTTGGCAAAGAG GGTCCCTTCGTGCACGTGGGCAGCATCGTGGCTATGCTGATGTCGAAGGGCTTGGCGGCTTTCAAAGGAGTACAGGAGAACGAATCGCGGACAACTGATATGTTGATTGCCGGTTGTGCAGTGGGAGTCGCTTGTTCGTTTGCCTCGCCAATTGGTG GAGTGTTGCTCAGCATAGAGGTCACCAGCGTGTATTTTGTGGTCGGGAACTTCTGGCGGGGATTCTTCGCCGCAATCTGTAGCGCCATGATGTTCCGCCTTCTCGCGGTGTGGACCCACGAGGAAG AGACCTTGACTGCGCTGTACAACACTGACTACAAGGTCGACTACAAGTTCGATCCTCAGGAGCTGTTCGCCTTTGCTTTGGTTGG AATATTGAGTGGATTCGTTGGGGCCCTCTTTGTCTTTACCCATCGTTGCTACGTGATGTTCATGCGCAAGAACAAGAAGATGAAGGCCTTTCTCCAGAAGAG CCGTCTGCTGTATCCCTTTGTTGTATCGCTCATCATCTCGACGGCCAACTTCCCCTGCGGGACTGGGCAGTTCATGGCTGGACACCTGGACACCCATCATCAG ttcaaggACTTATTCAGCAACATCACCTGGACGAAAGAAGTCCACTCGGTCAAGGAATTCGAGGTCGTGGATAACTGGAGGTCGCCTCTTGGGGGAGGCGTGGTCGTCACCCTGGTTGGCTACGTGATTTACAAT ttctttgGTACCATCATTGCCAGTACCCTGCCAATCCCACTAGGTCTCTTCATACCCGTCTTCAAAGTGGGCGCTGGACTGGGCAGATTGATAGGGGAGGGCATGGCTTGCCTGTTTCCCAATGGCATGCGTTACGGAGGGTCTAATCACGTCATCATACCTG gtggatACGCCATTGTGGGAGCTGCTGCATTGGGGGGCGCCGTCACCCACACTATATCGACTGCCGTTATATTGTGTGAACTGACAGGGCAGATCACTCATGTCCTCCCAGTgatg CTTGCTGTTATAATTGCCAACGCAATCGCAAAGTTGCTGCAGCCGTCGATCTACGACAACATCACTAAAATCAAGAAGCTACCGTACCTCCCTGACATCCTCACCGCTACTTTCGGGGCTTACGACATCTTCGTAGAAGACTTCATGATTCAGGACGTCAGTTACGTATGGCACGGCATCACCTTCGGACAACTGAGAGACATTTTGAACCAGCACAAGAGAATCCGAGCTCTGCCTCTCGTTGACTCTCCAG ATTCAATGATTCTCCTCGGGTCGATAACACGATCGGAGCTCAATACGCTCATTGAACAAATCCTCGGAAGAGACCGTAGACAGCGAGTCTTCAACAGGCTGAGACTAGCCTCCCAGAA AGCCCTGGAAGCTGAACAGTTGGAAATAGAAGCGGAGAATGCCAAAGCAGAAGCAGAAAAAATGAATAGCCTGCCAGTGGTGACGGGAACAGAAGGGG ATGAGTCTCCAGATATTTCTCCGGCGCCAACGCCAGCTTCAACAGTGCCCACAACCAGTGCAGCTGTAGAATCCCTCACTACCACAACCAGTGCAGCTGTAGAATCACTCACTACCACAACCAGTGCATCTGGGGAATCCCTCACTACAAGTGGCATCCCTGAAGGTGTAGACCTATCACAAAGGAGACCATCTAGGTTTGAGGTTGTCAAAATAGACACGCCAGCCAAACAACGATCCACTGTATCTTTAGAAATGGATCTGGAG GGTCCAGTACAACCAGGATCACCTTCGCATAGACCAGTTGACGCAGCATTGAGGTCTCTCCTGCCGAAGTCCATCTTGAAGAAAACGAGCAGTGTCATCCTCCAGCCAGTTCCTCCTTCACCGACGGCGTTCTCTCGACATGAACAGTATGCCACTGTGCACGCTGGGGATTCCAG ACTGAAACAAGCTTTCGACGCAGTTGTGAAAAAATCCAGTTTACTGAGGATGGATGACAGAGGCAGCCAGAATCTCGATTCGCCAACAAAAGTACCTTTT CCTGTAGCTCGGATGATTGAGATGACCTTGGAGGAGCAGAAAAGATGGGAGGAGGAAGAACTCAACAGAGAGGTCGACTTTGGTCAGTGCCACATTGACCCTGCCCCCTTCCAGCTGGTTGAGAGGACTTCTCTCGCCAAA gttCATTCCATTTTTGCAATGTTGCGCCTCAACCACGCCTACGTCACTACATTAGGTAGACTAATTGGAGTCGTGGCCTTAAAAGAG CTGCGAAAAGCCATCGAAGAGGCGAATTCCGGAGACTTCCCTAAGCCCGAACCACCGCCACCAACGGGCGTGGCGACAGACGAAGCCAGGGAGCCTCTGAACAGGCCAGCTGCAAACGAGGAGAAGGACTGA
- the LOC135204316 gene encoding chloride channel protein 2-like isoform X1 → MMNASASAAMSVRWKNPPDYTDSEDENEETGIGSYREYEETLMYGRYTKSLGQYAREEAEKLHREEAAADEAAGLKPYRGRVATKCFGVLSAFWRHTFGRGGEEWLFLITLGVLMALVSFVMDYGIYACLNARMWLYRDLTDHVALKYLAWISFPVCLVLFSAGIVHLISPQAAGSGIPEMKTILRGVVLKEYLTFRTLVAKLIGLTATLGANMPLGKEGPFVHVGSIVAMLMSKGLAAFKGVQENESRTTDMLIAGCAVGVACSFASPIGGVLLSIEVTSVYFVVGNFWRGFFAAICSAMMFRLLAVWTHEEETLTALYNTDYKVDYKFDPQELFAFALVGILSGFVGALFVFTHRCYVMFMRKNKKMKAFLQKSRLLYPFVVSLIISTANFPCGTGQFMAGHLDTHHQFKDLFSNITWTKEVHSVKEFEVVDNWRSPLGGGVVVTLVGYVIYNFFGTIIASTLPIPLGLFIPVFKVGAGLGRLIGEGMACLFPNGMRYGGSNHVIIPGGYAIVGAAALGGAVTHTISTAVILCELTGQITHVLPVMLAVIIANAIAKLLQPSIYDNITKIKKLPYLPDILTATFGAYDIFVEDFMIQDVSYVWHGITFGQLRDILNQHKRIRALPLVDSPDSMILLGSITRSELNTLIEQILGRDRRQRVFNRLRLASQKALEAEQLEIEAENAKAEAEKMNSLPVVTGTEGDESPDISPAPTPASTVPTTSAAVESLTTTTSAAVESLTTTTSASGESLTTSGIPEGVDLSQRRPSRFEVVKIDTPAKQRSTVSLEMDLEGPVQPGSPSHRPVDAALRSLLPKSILKKTSSVILQPVPPSPTAFSRHEQYATVHAGDSRLKQAFDAVVKKSSLLRMDDRGSQNLDSPTKVPFPVARMIEMTLEEQKRWEEEELNREVDFGQCHIDPAPFQLVERTSLAKVHSIFAMLRLNHAYVTTLGRLIGVVALKELRKAIEEANSGDFPKPEPPPPTGVATDEAREPLNRPAANEEKD, encoded by the exons ATGATGAACGCAAGCGCCTCCGCAGCCATGTCCGTCCGCTGGAAAAATCCGCCGGATTACACTGACAGCGAGGACGAAAATGAGGAGACTGGCATTGGAAGCTACAGGGAGTACGAGGAAACGTTG ATGTATGGTCGCTACACCAAGAGCCTGGGACAGTACGCGAGAGAAGAAGCCGAAAAACTCCACAGGGAAGAGGCAGCCGCTGATGAAGCAGCGG GCCTGAAGCCCTACAGAGGCAGAGTCGCGACGAAGTGTTTCGGCGTCCTGAGCGCCTTCTGGCGTCACACCTtcgggagaggaggggaggagtggCTCTTCCTCATAACCCTGGGCGTCCTCATGGCCCTCGTGTCCTTCGTCATGGACTACGGCATCTATGCGTGTCTCAATG CTCGTATGTGGCTCTACAGAGACTTGACCGACCACGTAGCTCTCAAATATCTGGCTTGGATCTCCTTCCCAGTGTGTCTCGTCCTGTTTTCGGCCGGTATCGTTCACCTAATCTCGCCTCAGGCTGCTG gttCTGGCATCCCGGAGATGAAGACCATTTTACGCGGCGTCGTCCTGAAGGAGTACCTGACATTTAGGACCCTGGTAGCCAAACTTATAGGTCTGACCGCGACCCTTGGTGCCAACATGCCTCTTGGCAAAGAG GGTCCCTTCGTGCACGTGGGCAGCATCGTGGCTATGCTGATGTCGAAGGGCTTGGCGGCTTTCAAAGGAGTACAGGAGAACGAATCGCGGACAACTGATATGTTGATTGCCGGTTGTGCAGTGGGAGTCGCTTGTTCGTTTGCCTCGCCAATTGGTG GAGTGTTGCTCAGCATAGAGGTCACCAGCGTGTATTTTGTGGTCGGGAACTTCTGGCGGGGATTCTTCGCCGCAATCTGTAGCGCCATGATGTTCCGCCTTCTCGCGGTGTGGACCCACGAGGAAG AGACCTTGACTGCGCTGTACAACACTGACTACAAGGTCGACTACAAGTTCGATCCTCAGGAGCTGTTCGCCTTTGCTTTGGTTGG AATATTGAGTGGATTCGTTGGGGCCCTCTTTGTCTTTACCCATCGTTGCTACGTGATGTTCATGCGCAAGAACAAGAAGATGAAGGCCTTTCTCCAGAAGAG CCGTCTGCTGTATCCCTTTGTTGTATCGCTCATCATCTCGACGGCCAACTTCCCCTGCGGGACTGGGCAGTTCATGGCTGGACACCTGGACACCCATCATCAG ttcaaggACTTATTCAGCAACATCACCTGGACGAAAGAAGTCCACTCGGTCAAGGAATTCGAGGTCGTGGATAACTGGAGGTCGCCTCTTGGGGGAGGCGTGGTCGTCACCCTGGTTGGCTACGTGATTTACAAT ttctttgGTACCATCATTGCCAGTACCCTGCCAATCCCACTAGGTCTCTTCATACCCGTCTTCAAAGTGGGCGCTGGACTGGGCAGATTGATAGGGGAGGGCATGGCTTGCCTGTTTCCCAATGGCATGCGTTACGGAGGGTCTAATCACGTCATCATACCTG gtggatACGCCATTGTGGGAGCTGCTGCATTGGGGGGCGCCGTCACCCACACTATATCGACTGCCGTTATATTGTGTGAACTGACAGGGCAGATCACTCATGTCCTCCCAGTgatg CTTGCTGTTATAATTGCCAACGCAATCGCAAAGTTGCTGCAGCCGTCGATCTACGACAACATCACTAAAATCAAGAAGCTACCGTACCTCCCTGACATCCTCACCGCTACTTTCGGGGCTTACGACATCTTCGTAGAAGACTTCATGATTCAGGACGTCAGTTACGTATGGCACGGCATCACCTTCGGACAACTGAGAGACATTTTGAACCAGCACAAGAGAATCCGAGCTCTGCCTCTCGTTGACTCTCCAG ATTCAATGATTCTCCTCGGGTCGATAACACGATCGGAGCTCAATACGCTCATTGAACAAATCCTCGGAAGAGACCGTAGACAGCGAGTCTTCAACAGGCTGAGACTAGCCTCCCAGAA AGCCCTGGAAGCTGAACAGTTGGAAATAGAAGCGGAGAATGCCAAAGCAGAAGCAGAAAAAATGAATAGCCTGCCAGTGGTGACGGGAACAGAAGGGG ATGAGTCTCCAGATATTTCTCCGGCGCCAACGCCAGCTTCAACAGTGCCCACAACCAGTGCAGCTGTAGAATCCCTCACTACCACAACCAGTGCAGCTGTAGAATCACTCACTACCACAACCAGTGCATCTGGGGAATCCCTCACTACAAGTGGCATCCCTGAAGGTGTAGACCTATCACAAAGGAGACCATCTAGGTTTGAGGTTGTCAAAATAGACACGCCAGCCAAACAACGATCCACTGTATCTTTAGAAATGGATCTGGAG GGTCCAGTACAACCAGGATCACCTTCGCATAGACCAGTTGACGCAGCATTGAGGTCTCTCCTGCCGAAGTCCATCTTGAAGAAAACGAGCAGTGTCATCCTCCAGCCAGTTCCTCCTTCACCGACGGCGTTCTCTCGACATGAACAGTATGCCACTGTGCACGCTGGGGATTCCAG ACTGAAACAAGCTTTCGACGCAGTTGTGAAAAAATCCAGTTTACTGAGGATGGATGACAGAGGCAGCCAGAATCTCGATTCGCCAACAAAAGTACCTTTT CCTGTAGCTCGGATGATTGAGATGACCTTGGAGGAGCAGAAAAGATGGGAGGAGGAAGAACTCAACAGAGAGGTCGACTTTGGTCAGTGCCACATTGACCCTGCCCCCTTCCAGCTGGTTGAGAGGACTTCTCTCGCCAAA gttCATTCCATTTTTGCAATGTTGCGCCTCAACCACGCCTACGTCACTACATTAGGTAGACTAATTGGAGTCGTGGCCTTAAAAGAG CTGCGAAAAGCCATCGAAGAGGCGAATTCCGGAGACTTCCCTAAGCCCGAACCACCGCCACCAACGGGCGTGGCGACAGACGAAGCCAGGGAGCCTCTGAACAGGCCAGCTGCAAACGAGGAGAAGGACTGA